A single window of Zootoca vivipara chromosome 17, rZooViv1.1, whole genome shotgun sequence DNA harbors:
- the LOC132591387 gene encoding uncharacterized protein LOC132591387, which produces MVAWKCRRLRGESGQRGQTEGKGSGHKFPYSPGEAAAAQHSPLQPDVMQRDKARARVLSNADAGKQREEKGGRCLYNAPSHWVEHCPQRKEWREQAGTDTSLDARSGGEGPGRAPTTEPSCNTPQHDKEMEVSLQLPRGQTQETVGLLRRGSSNDFLSVHLAKQDQIPIFPRELPMSVLTVGGRELQEGEVTQQTPSRKMTVNKHAEVLALDLMDNDPVGSQRRGDLTFGDADGKEHCRKEGESSGSHHISSPGGWNDAEAGMQEEKLSQLTKEDTFTQNIRRDLREKKGAGEGLAEKEGLLFSNDARYMPQDSLRGKILKQYHDNPTEGHAVHVFTRLTPSKASLGRNPRAFPEQGEGEIGGPPIEAWGERRETVHQQLDGDVARGNEAYKEGADHHRGLEKVFHGGDRVWLWSEGLPMGGRGKKLAPRRLGPFKVLTQINPVTFRGEAPTARKVHPVGHRSLLSHFRESPRFRGRDTHPTQDADRREGEEITQKTLDRRVEGEGSQEGPERKEEEEVYSATASPGSRWGEGGLKCLMARQGTPASQNAEATTHTMQGEDRTLELHAPFSHRPKPPHVSSTGNTEGEGDPRWGAGETQTQGALRESEAIFQREEEDDNGRNYTDQPPSTDGEQDFTHTTEEEDLSGFQPSLQTSDQANQASERGGEPGGGGGCKREGLQRAAHSAYFHQMGEQQQVWEFKSGTGRVKTGPGLCRVLVAQLQVGSREAGEELASAGAGKEVDRHLRSLVWDHGGPIEQGGGAFGVLKGGSEPTRRHCGLLPHAEQT; this is translated from the coding sequence atggtggcgtggaagtgcaggaggctgagaggcgagtccgggcagaggggacagacggaggggaaaggcagcggccacaagttcccatacagtcccggggaggcagctgcagcacagcacagccccctccagccagatgtgatgcagagggacaaagcccgcgcgcgggtactttcaaacgctgacgcgggaaaacagagggaagagaaaggcgggagatgcctttacaatgcacccagccactgggtggaacactgcccccagaggaaggaatggcgagagcaggcaggcacagacacaagcctggatgccagatcaggaggggaggggccaggcagagcaccaacaactgagccctcctgtaacaccccacagcacgacaaagagatggaagtgagtctgcagctgccaagaggccagacccaggagacagtcgggcttctccgcaggggcagcagcaacgatttcctatcggtgcacttggctaagcaggatcagattcccattttcccaagggagctgcccatgagcgtcttgaccgtaggcggccgggaattgcaggagggtgaggtcacgcaacagaccccctctcggaagatgacagtgaacaagcacgcagaagtgctagctttggacttaatggacaatgaccctgtgggcagccagcgccggggagatctcacctttggagatgcagacggcaaggagcactgcaggaaagaaggagaatcctcaggatcgcaccacatcagctccccaggcggatggaacgacgcagaggcggggatgcaggaagagaaactgagccaactcaccaaagaggacacttttacccagaacatacggagggacttgagggagaaaaagggggcaggggaagggcttgccgagaaagaggggttactctttagcaatgatgcccggtatatgccccaggactccctcagagggaagattctcaagcaatatcatgacaaccccacggaggggcatgcagtacatgtcttcacgaggctcacacccagtaaggccagtcttgggcgaaaccccagagccttcccagagcagggggagggggagattgggggaccacctattgaggcatggggtgagaggagggagacagtacaccaacaactggatggagacgtggcaaggggcaatgaggcttacaaggagggggcagaccatcacaggggactggagaaggtcttccacggaggggacagggtctggctgtggtcagaaggccttcccatggggggaagggggaagaagctggcacccagaaggctggggcccttcaaggttctgacacagatcaaccctgtcaccttcaggggggaagcacctacagcgagaaaggtccatcccgtgggtcacaggtctttgctctcacactttagggaaagcccaaggttcagaggacgtgacacacatccaacacaagacgctgacaggagggagggggaggaaatcacacaaaagacactagatagaagggtggagggagaaggcagccaagagggtccagaaagaaaggaagaggaggaggtctacagtgccacagcgagcccgggctcccggtggggggagggggggttaaaatgtctgatggccaggcagggcactcctgcttcccaaaacgcggaggcaaccacgcacaccatgcaaggggaggaccgcacactggaactgcacgctcctttctcccacagacccaaaccaccacacgtcagtagcacagggaacacagagggggagggcgatcccaggtggggagcaggggagacgcagacccaaggagccctccgggaatcggaagcaattttccagagggaggaggaggatgacaacggaaggaactacacggaccagccacccagcaccgacggggaacaggattttacacacactacagaggaggaagacctgtcaggcttccagccctctttacagacatcagaccaggcaaaccaggcctcagaaagggggggggagcctggaggggggggtggatgtaagagagagggcttgcagagagcagcccactctgcttacttccaccagatgggagagcagcagcaagtctgggagttcaaatcaggaacaggaagggttaagacgggtccagggctctgcagagtcctggtggctcagctccaggttggtagcagggaagcaggggaggagctagcttcagcaggggctggaaaggaggtagaccggcacctcaggagcctggtttgggaccacggaggacccatagagcaaggaggaggggcgtttggagtcttaaaaggggggtcagagcccacgagacgccattgtgggcttctgccccatgcagagcagacatga